In Phaseolus vulgaris cultivar G19833 chromosome 7, P. vulgaris v2.0, whole genome shotgun sequence, the genomic stretch TGGTTGTAAGTGTGGGATGATTAATAGAAGTGACaacattgaaaataaaaaatattagcaAGGGTGGAAATTAACAAAAGCTATTGAAGCTAAGATAGAGAGACTGTGAGAACCAGAGAGATGATATGAAGAAGGAAAATGAACTggtaagaaaaaataatgttgtTAAAACTTGAACACTGATAATGTCTCTTTGTGGGACACCTTTGTTGATATTATGATCAACTCAAGccattataagaaaaaataaggaTGGTAAATGGAACACTTAATGGTACAAAATCAAACTAAAAAGTTAATACATATAACTCTATACatatagattttttaaaaatcaatacaaatattttttagaaagatATCTAAACAActtgtaattaaaaaaactactttatattttatagtttataaTTCACTTCTAGATCTATACaactaaaatatgaattatgtgGGATAAACTCACTGAATggtaaaataacataaattaaatgAGCTTACAATTAAACATTTCAAATTgagattttaaaaacaataaaagaaataatatctcaaatgtatttaattaattgatatacCTCAATAAACATTAAGGTGCAATTGTCTATTAAATCTtcttcaactttttcttttgtCCCTTTGTCTTTCATATATCTCTTTTTAATACTTCTATatagtaacatttttatttctGAATATCTTgactattatttatattaatgattaaatatcaACATTTGAAATAATCTAATGTTTATActcaaataatttaattataaagttttaatttttaaaaatatacttaatttttgtattcagtaaaaataaaattttctattgaatttgaaatttataatatttgaattgaattatacaaaaacacatttttttttaatgaaagcagtttaaattgtaaatatttcAATCATGTTAACAAAATAATGAATAGTATCATTCAGTATAAacggagaaaaaaaaatagttgcaTTCTCAActaataatcactttaaaagAGTAGAACATGGATAAGGAGTTTTACCTTTATTTAATGGAAAATTTTATACAATAGTTAATTAGATGTTTAATAGTAAAGTATATGTTGTTTAGGTAACAggttaaaataaattagattttaaaaattataataataatttaattatttaaaattagataattttaaattttacgtaaaaaataaaagtttaaaattgtttataCTCTATGTATATTCTTTCTTATCATGATTATTTTTCTAGCAATATAGGTAAGTATTATTTATTAACTAATATTAATaggtaatttatttttaattaatgttgattaaaattgtttttaatcaaCGTTAACAAAAAGATAAGATAGTAGTTATCCTGTAcgaatttttctattttttattaatatattccGCAATTTTACATCACTAATATTATATGAAtgtcatttttatatttattaataattaaatagtttaaaaaaaaatcaataaatttgaacagattataaaaatattttaaaaagctagaaattaaaataaaaactatttaaatttaatgtatttgaTTTCCTAAAATTTATGACatcccttttttttttatctaaagcCAAGGTTAACCTTCTCTGTTTTAGTATTTTTTGTACTGCGACTATATTGTAATTAGTTGGCATTTTGTTATCTTGTTTCGGCTTAAATATGTCAcgaaaacttatttaattttgatacgGCAAGTGCAAGAGAAAGTTTACAATCAGTCgatatctaaaatatatttctaattatttaaaaaattatcaatctTACTCATACATTTGAATTCTTAATTGAAGGGAAAAATGTAATAGaaggaaaaaaattgaatagatgcttgtaaaattttcaaaattaaactgAACCTGTTGTATTACGGGTCCTAATTCCATCACAAGGATGAGATTGCCCACTGTAATctctaataaaaatatgaatatcttattgttagatatttcaACCAGATGCATGACTAGGAATTTGTTGTAAAggtatttttataaaactagAATTAGATCTGCGGGAAAATCCATTCAATAGGTACTATAAGCTCCAAGCACAAGTTTTTTAATAATGAGGCAAATAAAATATCAGCACAAAAGGAACAAAACTCTATTTGAGTACCAGACCAAAAGGGAACAAAACTTCAGACTTAGCGcttgccaccaccaccaccaagcTTGGGTCCTTTGGGTGCAGCACCCTTGCTGACAGCACCTTTGCCTTGTGATTTTTGTAACTTGGCCTGAACTTCAGCCTTCTTTGCCTTCTTCTcatcttttgttttctttaccCTCTCCTTGATTTCACTGCAGGACATCAACTTCAGACAATGAGATACTATATTTGCACGAGATACAGATGGTTTTATACAATCAATCAACAACAACATTGcctttaaaagaaaagaaaagaaaactaaaaagaaaagaaaacacacCGCAGAGCAGCTTCTCTAGCAGCATCACGAACTTCTGGCTTCTCTGCTCTTTTCTTCTGAATAACTTCCAGTGTAGCACCAACAATGGACCTAGAGTAAGGTTTCTTGGTGGCCCTACGCCTCTTCTTCACAGCTTCTTGGGCAATATCCTACACATCACAattacacaaataaaaaatcaatgtaAAATTTCATCAATACATACACTCGCGCATAGAGATCTCAGGTAAAACAAAGAAAGTGGCACCAAAACCTGTTCAAGTGTGTGATAACTTAGAATAGGGTATAACAAGATGGTTATGATTACTGAGATTGCCTAAGTCACATACAAATAAGTTCATTCACATATTCACCTTCTTATGCTGTTTCCTGTACATGGCTGTCCAGGTGAGCTTTGATGGCTTCAATCGGTTGTGGAAATACCTCTTGCATTTGGAGTTGGCGAAGAGGAAGACCTACTCATTAAGAAATCAATACTCTCGCATAAGCAACCAATTATCAAGACATCATTAAATAGTAACATAACATCCTTAAAATTCAAGAAATGCCACAATTATGATACCTGAGAATCACCACGAACAAATCGTATGCCTTTCCCAGGGTAGATCTTTGCACCACTGAAACGGCAAAGTTCGGTCCTAACATACAAACATCAACTGCCAGTGAGCAGACCTTCCAAGTGCAAagattataatttgaaaaatcaCCAACCATTTCTTGTTTTCCATGTTTTGTTATCTAGTCTAACAATAACAAATTTCCGACAAAATGCATCCACCCAACAGAACAATCTCAGGCAGAAAACAGGAGTTATGAAGCGATCTAAAATTCAATATTCCGctgggatgatgatgatgatgaactTCATCATCCAAACCCATCACCAGGTCAACaatcacaaaaaaaatacatttaagcattttagaaaatttaaggTTTTTGCCAAACATAAACCCAAAAATGACAGCATCGCAAATCTGTAATCTTATGTAAACTAATTAATCAATAATGCCAATTTCTAACAAATCCATAACAATACAA encodes the following:
- the LOC137830311 gene encoding large ribosomal subunit protein eL24, translated to MVLKTELCRFSGAKIYPGKGIRFVRGDSQVFLFANSKCKRYFHNRLKPSKLTWTAMYRKQHKKDIAQEAVKKRRRATKKPYSRSIVGATLEVIQKKRAEKPEVRDAAREAALREIKERVKKTKDEKKAKKAEVQAKLQKSQGKGAVSKGAAPKGPKLGGGGGKR